From a single Bacteroidota bacterium genomic region:
- a CDS encoding YihY/virulence factor BrkB family protein, giving the protein MYNSLRKLFTLLKQTGQAFWAQRGLQKSAAFAYYTVFALPGLLLITLSVASVAFDAEHVQRQVLETLGTYLGTDTAGTIEAMIAHVRSQATDLTVATTGGVLALLFGATGAFSQLQVALNEVWGIDQLSTRGGFKRFLKKRLLSFFVVLGMGFLLMLSLVSRALVAFIDRQMNQVMAESIVTTMMTGALFLLFFLITTLLIAILFKALPDLDVSWGNVIAGALVTAIGFTIGKELMSYFISNSNFGSAFGAASSLAVILVWIYFSGAVLFFGAAFSREWSQKD; this is encoded by the coding sequence ATGTACAACTCCCTTCGTAAACTGTTTACGCTGCTAAAACAAACAGGCCAGGCATTTTGGGCCCAACGCGGCTTGCAAAAATCTGCTGCATTTGCTTACTACACAGTGTTTGCGTTACCCGGATTGCTCTTGATCACCCTTTCTGTGGCCAGTGTTGCTTTTGATGCCGAGCACGTGCAACGGCAGGTTTTGGAAACACTCGGGACTTACCTGGGCACAGACACCGCCGGCACCATTGAAGCCATGATTGCGCATGTACGGTCGCAGGCTACGGACCTCACAGTAGCTACTACAGGCGGTGTCCTGGCGCTCTTGTTTGGCGCAACCGGTGCTTTCTCCCAGTTGCAGGTTGCATTAAACGAAGTGTGGGGCATAGACCAGCTTTCGACGAGAGGCGGATTCAAACGTTTTCTGAAAAAACGGCTGCTTTCTTTTTTCGTCGTACTGGGGATGGGATTTTTGTTGATGCTTTCGCTGGTGTCTCGCGCACTGGTGGCCTTCATCGACCGACAAATGAATCAGGTGATGGCTGAATCGATTGTTACCACCATGATGACCGGTGCATTATTTCTCCTCTTCTTTCTGATAACCACCCTGCTCATCGCTATTCTGTTCAAAGCGCTGCCAGACCTGGATGTGTCATGGGGCAATGTCATTGCCGGAGCGCTGGTAACAGCTATTGGCTTTACGATAGGCAAAGAACTGATGAGTTACTTCATCAGCAACAGCAATTTTGGCTCTGCATTTGGCGCCGCCAGTTCCCTGGCAGTGATCCTGGTATGGATCTATTTCTCAGGAGCCGTCCTGTTTTTTGGTGCTGCGTTTTCGCGGGAATGGTCGCAAAAGGATTAA
- a CDS encoding FAD-dependent oxidoreductase, which produces MSKKTKPAILAVDDDPAVLRAVSQDLRRRYGDTYRVLRAPSGTEALEALKTLKERDEPVALIVSDQRMPQMDGVAMLGESMELYPDTKRALLTAYADTDAAISAINESKVDYYLMKPWDPPEQRLYPIIDDLLADWQLLYRPGFGGIRVIGDRWSAASHEVKDFLARNQIPYTFTDIEKSAEARALATELASGDGAPSLPIVVLPDGEQLVSPSATVVAEKLGLRVQADQAFYDLAIVGGGPAGLAAAVYGASEGLRTVLIEESATGGQAGTSSRIENYLGFPVGLSGADLARRATAQAQRFGVEILTPQSVSGLAVDGPYKQLTLKDGSTLNCHALMLTMGVSWRKLPADGADTLTSRGIYYGAAMTEALNCRNEEVYIIGAGNSAGQAAMFFCEYARKVTMLVRGESLASKMSHYLVSRIEERENIEVLTHTSVTHCKGKDRLEQLVLTNSQTNTTNEVPANFLFVFIGAVPRTDWLGDIVASDARGFVITGSELDKETQLQNWPLERDPYLLETNVPGIFAAGDIRSGSVKRVASAVGEGSVSVHFIHRFLASL; this is translated from the coding sequence TTGAGCAAAAAAACCAAACCCGCGATCCTTGCTGTAGATGATGATCCCGCAGTGCTGCGTGCTGTTTCCCAAGACTTGCGCCGGCGCTACGGAGATACTTACCGTGTACTACGCGCACCATCAGGGACGGAAGCCCTCGAGGCCCTGAAAACCCTTAAAGAGCGCGATGAACCCGTAGCACTCATCGTATCGGACCAGCGGATGCCGCAAATGGATGGGGTTGCCATGCTCGGCGAATCCATGGAGCTATACCCGGATACGAAACGCGCCCTGTTAACCGCTTATGCGGATACGGATGCAGCCATTTCTGCAATCAACGAATCGAAGGTCGATTACTACTTGATGAAACCGTGGGATCCACCTGAGCAGCGCCTCTATCCGATCATCGACGATTTGCTTGCAGATTGGCAGTTGTTGTATCGACCGGGATTTGGCGGCATCAGGGTAATTGGCGACCGGTGGTCTGCTGCATCGCATGAGGTCAAAGACTTCCTGGCACGCAACCAGATTCCATACACCTTTACCGATATCGAAAAAAGTGCAGAAGCCCGCGCCCTTGCCACCGAGCTGGCTTCAGGTGATGGCGCGCCTTCGCTGCCGATTGTGGTTTTGCCAGATGGCGAGCAGTTGGTGAGTCCATCTGCAACTGTGGTTGCTGAAAAACTCGGATTGCGTGTACAGGCCGATCAGGCGTTCTATGATCTCGCGATTGTTGGTGGCGGGCCAGCCGGCCTTGCAGCTGCAGTCTACGGTGCTTCCGAAGGCTTGCGCACTGTGCTCATCGAAGAATCAGCAACGGGTGGACAAGCCGGCACGTCCAGCCGTATTGAAAACTACCTCGGCTTTCCGGTAGGCTTGTCTGGTGCCGACCTGGCACGGCGTGCAACAGCCCAGGCACAGCGTTTTGGTGTAGAGATCCTCACCCCCCAGTCGGTTTCCGGATTGGCAGTGGACGGCCCCTACAAACAGTTGACCTTGAAAGACGGTAGCACGCTCAACTGCCACGCCCTCATGTTAACCATGGGTGTGAGTTGGCGAAAACTACCTGCAGATGGTGCAGACACACTCACAAGCCGCGGGATATACTACGGCGCTGCAATGACAGAAGCCCTGAATTGCCGCAACGAAGAAGTGTACATCATCGGCGCTGGTAATTCAGCCGGCCAGGCAGCCATGTTCTTTTGTGAGTATGCCCGGAAAGTAACGATGCTCGTTCGTGGCGAAAGCCTGGCAAGCAAAATGAGCCACTATCTCGTCAGCCGGATCGAGGAAAGAGAAAATATTGAAGTTTTAACCCATACTTCTGTAACACACTGTAAAGGAAAAGACCGGCTTGAACAATTGGTGTTAACCAATAGCCAGACGAATACAACAAACGAAGTGCCAGCCAACTTCCTCTTTGTTTTCATTGGCGCGGTACCACGAACAGACTGGCTCGGAGACATCGTGGCCTCCGACGCACGCGGATTTGTGATCACCGGCAGCGAACTCGATAAAGAAACTCAATTGCAGAACTGGCCACTCGAAAGAGATCCCTATCTACTAGAAACCAATGTACCCGGCATTTTTGCAGCAGGTGATATCAGAAGCGGCTCCGTAAAACGTGTCGCATCAGCAGTAGGCGAGGGCTCGGTGTCTGTACATTTCATCCACCGATTTTTGGCATCATTGTAA
- a CDS encoding T9SS type A sorting domain-containing protein, which produces MKRLSNKLRRIWVVLTFLILCTVGSVYSQQLPGDFLGAVVAERLAEVPADVILGPDNHLYIASFTLNSVLRYDGETGDYLDTFVRNINAPTGLDFGPDGNLYISSFWDRQIFNYDGATGDLIGTFVADTTAGSGFILDIVFGPDGHLYAGKRNEHPSVVRYDGATGELIDTFAVAENNNFRLPDHLVFGPDGNLYISDTHVLRFDGATGALIDTFIPSLRGGILRPGKPFFSTDNSIVISSQGSGEVLRFDAERGVFMEVFAAASNAGITAPGPIIQGITGNLLILDTGNAKVSEHNLTSGAFEGYFIDSGSGGLDFPTRLLFGPDSLLYVATGQKGVYRYASDTGRFVDRLITPNQAGLTAIGDMALGPDGFLYFAHESEDEVLRFDARSGAFVDIFIPFQTGGLKTPRTLFLGGDGLLYVLSSGSSEVLRFDQDSGAFVDVFTSLDKGELREPSDMLFSPDGFLYVSSSMGMEGGIWRFDAQTGNFVDRFAELPNSDSSSRFGERRLLLLGPYGDIYAARSGGSEVYRINKSTGAGSVFVPSQSGRLRWPLGMVFDATGNLYVSSALRDQVLRFAPPLPVRVGVEDGRSAPYPVLEHQIFPNPAVAVATIAYSLPHTTNLTITLFDIQGRQLQRLQDGVKAAGDHTLAVNLRTYPAGLYFYHLQTPDIEQIGRFVIVR; this is translated from the coding sequence ATGAAAAGGCTATCGAATAAACTAAGGCGCATTTGGGTTGTGTTGACGTTCCTGATTCTCTGCACTGTTGGATCAGTTTATAGCCAGCAATTGCCTGGTGATTTTCTCGGTGCTGTTGTTGCTGAAAGGCTAGCAGAAGTACCCGCTGATGTTATTTTGGGCCCTGATAATCACCTCTATATTGCCAGCTTTACACTAAACAGTGTGCTGCGCTATGATGGCGAAACCGGTGATTATCTTGACACCTTTGTGCGTAACATCAATGCCCCAACCGGACTGGATTTTGGTCCAGATGGCAACTTGTACATAAGCAGCTTCTGGGATCGACAGATATTCAACTATGACGGGGCAACGGGTGACCTTATCGGTACATTTGTAGCTGATACAACCGCCGGATCTGGTTTTATACTTGATATCGTTTTTGGGCCGGATGGACACTTGTATGCAGGAAAACGAAACGAACATCCGTCCGTGGTGCGTTATGATGGTGCAACAGGCGAGTTGATAGATACCTTTGCTGTTGCGGAGAATAATAACTTCAGGCTTCCCGATCATCTGGTATTTGGCCCAGACGGCAACCTCTACATAAGCGATACACATGTCTTGCGTTTTGATGGGGCTACGGGCGCTTTGATAGATACGTTCATCCCGAGTCTTCGCGGCGGAATTCTTCGTCCCGGTAAACCATTTTTTAGCACTGACAATTCAATCGTAATAAGCAGTCAGGGGAGCGGAGAAGTTTTGCGGTTTGATGCGGAGAGGGGTGTTTTTATGGAGGTGTTTGCCGCGGCTTCCAATGCAGGGATAACAGCACCCGGTCCGATAATACAAGGGATCACAGGGAATCTACTTATTCTGGATACCGGTAACGCCAAGGTCTCGGAGCATAACCTAACTTCTGGTGCATTCGAGGGATACTTTATTGATTCAGGCTCGGGTGGCCTCGACTTTCCTACGAGGTTATTGTTTGGCCCTGATAGCCTGTTGTATGTGGCTACCGGGCAAAAGGGCGTTTATCGATATGCATCGGATACAGGCCGTTTTGTTGACAGACTCATCACCCCCAACCAGGCTGGATTGACAGCTATTGGAGATATGGCATTGGGGCCGGATGGGTTTTTATATTTTGCGCATGAGTCGGAGGACGAAGTCTTACGTTTTGATGCCAGAAGTGGCGCATTTGTAGATATTTTTATACCGTTTCAAACGGGTGGACTGAAGACGCCGAGGACGCTTTTTTTGGGGGGTGATGGCTTGCTGTACGTGTTGAGCAGTGGGTCGAGCGAGGTCCTGCGGTTTGACCAGGATTCTGGTGCGTTTGTTGATGTGTTTACATCGCTCGATAAGGGAGAACTGCGGGAGCCAAGCGATATGCTCTTTAGCCCGGATGGTTTTCTGTACGTGAGTAGTTCGATGGGCATGGAAGGAGGAATCTGGCGTTTTGATGCGCAAACGGGAAACTTTGTTGATCGCTTTGCAGAGCTACCAAACAGCGATTCATCTAGTCGGTTTGGGGAAAGGCGACTCCTGCTATTGGGCCCCTACGGGGATATTTACGCCGCAAGATCTGGTGGTAGCGAAGTTTACCGTATTAACAAGTCTACCGGAGCAGGGAGTGTTTTTGTCCCTTCACAATCAGGTAGGCTGCGTTGGCCTTTAGGGATGGTATTCGACGCAACGGGCAATTTGTATGTCAGTAGTGCGTTGAGAGACCAGGTGTTACGTTTTGCACCGCCGTTACCTGTGCGGGTCGGGGTCGAAGATGGGCGATCTGCACCGTATCCCGTCTTGGAACACCAGATCTTTCCGAACCCAGCGGTGGCTGTGGCCACGATAGCTTATAGCTTGCCGCACACAACCAACCTGACAATCACCCTGTTTGATATCCAGGGCCGGCAACTGCAACGCTTGCAAGATGGCGTAAAAGCAGCCGGCGATCATACGCTTGCTGTCAATTTGCGCACCTATCCTGCCGGGCTCTACTTTTACCACCTGCAGACACCGGACATTGAGCAAATCGGCCGCTTCGTCATTGTGCGTTAA
- a CDS encoding ATP-binding protein — protein sequence MITPADLQSIQVFEDLDATALAWLQEHMEPLSLDTGDPLTKSGDPAEWMYVIFEGQIRFEARQENGTLAVFMTEAGQVSGMLPHSRMTIFRAASAATMPTRLARLHKRHFEAMLEAIPPLESRFAHIMLDRTRANAHVQVQQEKLAALGTMAAGLAHELNNPASAAKRAAQQMVETLKMFNALSSGMLQPIMFKDSAGTGHPFQPVIDVIEGESPSHDALTASELEDDLADFLDEHDLPASWDAAAMLVSMGFTRDFLVSFSEALHEDQVSSFLSWLTQSCEMRMLSSELALSTTRISELVQAMKSYSYMDKANEKSETDIHEGINNTLTILNHKLRGKAIDVVKEYGDIPVVEAYGGELNQVWTNLLDNAIAAVPESNGRITIRSRYQPTLKSIEIEVVDNGAGIPDTIKDRIFEPFFTTKDTGEGTGLGLDISYRIVTARHGGALSFISEPGETCFQVRLPVS from the coding sequence ATGATTACGCCTGCTGATTTGCAGTCCATTCAAGTATTTGAAGACCTGGATGCTACAGCACTCGCGTGGCTTCAAGAACACATGGAGCCGCTATCGCTGGATACGGGTGACCCCCTCACCAAATCAGGAGACCCGGCGGAATGGATGTATGTGATTTTTGAAGGGCAGATTCGCTTTGAAGCACGGCAGGAAAATGGCACACTGGCCGTATTCATGACGGAAGCCGGCCAGGTAAGCGGCATGCTTCCCCACTCCCGCATGACCATCTTTCGCGCGGCATCTGCAGCGACCATGCCAACACGCTTGGCCCGGCTACACAAGCGGCATTTTGAGGCCATGCTAGAAGCCATTCCGCCGCTGGAAAGCCGGTTTGCCCACATCATGCTCGACCGCACGCGGGCCAATGCACACGTGCAGGTCCAGCAGGAAAAGCTTGCTGCCCTGGGCACCATGGCAGCCGGACTTGCCCATGAGCTCAACAACCCTGCTTCAGCTGCAAAGCGCGCTGCCCAACAGATGGTGGAGACGCTAAAAATGTTCAATGCCCTCTCCTCGGGCATGCTACAGCCCATTATGTTCAAAGACAGCGCGGGCACAGGCCATCCTTTTCAGCCCGTAATCGATGTCATTGAGGGGGAATCTCCCAGCCACGATGCCCTGACAGCAAGCGAATTGGAAGATGACCTTGCAGACTTCCTTGATGAGCATGACTTGCCGGCTTCGTGGGATGCCGCAGCCATGCTGGTAAGCATGGGGTTCACCCGCGACTTTCTTGTCTCGTTTTCAGAAGCTTTGCACGAAGACCAGGTGAGCAGTTTTTTGAGTTGGTTGACGCAGAGCTGCGAGATGCGCATGCTCAGCAGTGAGCTTGCCTTGAGCACGACGCGCATCTCCGAACTTGTTCAGGCGATGAAGTCTTATTCTTACATGGACAAGGCCAATGAGAAAAGTGAAACAGATATCCATGAAGGCATTAACAACACGCTCACCATCCTCAACCATAAACTGAGGGGCAAAGCCATCGATGTAGTCAAGGAATATGGCGACATTCCGGTTGTTGAGGCGTATGGCGGCGAATTAAATCAGGTGTGGACCAACCTGCTTGATAACGCAATTGCCGCAGTGCCTGAAAGCAATGGCCGCATTACCATCAGAAGCCGCTACCAGCCAACACTCAAGAGTATTGAAATTGAAGTTGTAGATAATGGCGCCGGCATACCTGATACAATCAAAGACCGTATATTCGAGCCCTTTTTCACCACCAAAGATACCGGTGAAGGTACCGGACTCGGGCTCGATATTTCTTACCGAATCGTAACGGCACGCCATGGCGGTGCCCTTTCATTTATCTCCGAACCCGGTGAAACCTGCTTCCAGGTGCGCCTCCCGGTAAGCTAA
- a CDS encoding choice-of-anchor B family protein, whose amino-acid sequence MYFRVLALLAFGILLSTPAFAQDAACINGMADGYECEAVDLQAFMSITEMGGAGTTEANDIWGWTDMTTGKEYALVGLTTGTAFVDISDPTQPVYLGSLATHTFSSTWRDIKVFNDHAFIVSEASGHGMQIFDLTELRNVTNPPATFSNTAHYDAFGSAHNLVINEGSGFAYSVGSNTCAAGLHMVDINNPTSPIDAGCFSSDGYTHDAQCVMYTGPDAEHNGKEICVNSNEDTITIVDVTSKSNPVQLSREGYPNSAYVHQGWFSEDQRYFYQNDELDEGGSNTRTIIWDLEDLDDPFLTSDYFGPTTAIDHNLYVLGDLVFESNYTAGLRILDITDPETPVQVGFFDTYPSNNNASFNGAWSNYPYFASGNVVVSSIEDGLFIVKPNLDGGGNSAPMANFTNSCTLLSCDFTDASSDSDGSVVSWSWDFGDGNASSAQNPSHTFASNGTYSVMLTVTDDMGASDSQTLAVTVNDGTSSGTMHITAITTATIRGGGGGTVEATVVVEDDNGNRVDAATVTGTFSGDLSGTDSGVTNSSGEAVLTSDDFSNRPFDLGICVDNITHASLTYDPLANTNPDFACESGGNIAPTASFSFSTTLFTTTFTDASTDSDGSIVSWNWTFGDGNSSTAQNPSHTYADAGSYTVSLTVTDDMGATNTTSQTVTISDGTGGGTMHIESITTEITRSGSERFVEATFLIHDDTGSPVATVTIDGTFEGDLSGFDTGVTDGNGIAVLESNSFTTRPFDLGICADNVSHASLTYDPAQNTDPDYDCSGGAAPSDINADRRDAFQTSGVPTEFSINQNYPNPFNPTTVIEFGVPEAAHVSIKVFNSLGQEMATLVNETRDAGYHTVSFDATELSAGVYLYVMETASYSVTKRMTLLK is encoded by the coding sequence ATGTACTTCCGCGTTTTAGCGCTTTTAGCGTTTGGTATCCTTTTATCTACCCCTGCCTTTGCCCAGGATGCAGCTTGCATCAACGGCATGGCTGACGGTTACGAATGTGAGGCGGTTGACCTGCAGGCATTCATGAGCATCACCGAAATGGGTGGCGCTGGTACAACCGAAGCCAATGACATTTGGGGCTGGACCGACATGACTACGGGCAAAGAATACGCCCTGGTAGGCCTGACAACGGGTACCGCCTTTGTAGACATCAGCGACCCAACGCAGCCTGTCTATCTAGGCAGCCTTGCAACGCATACGTTTTCTTCCACATGGCGCGACATCAAAGTGTTCAACGACCACGCCTTCATCGTCAGTGAGGCGTCTGGGCATGGCATGCAGATCTTTGATTTAACAGAACTGCGTAACGTAACAAATCCGCCGGCAACTTTTTCAAATACCGCACACTATGATGCATTTGGCAGCGCGCACAACCTCGTAATCAACGAGGGCTCCGGATTTGCCTACAGCGTGGGCAGCAACACGTGCGCGGCCGGCCTGCACATGGTTGACATCAACAACCCAACCAGTCCGATTGATGCCGGCTGCTTCTCCAGCGATGGCTACACACATGACGCCCAGTGCGTGATGTACACTGGCCCTGACGCAGAGCACAATGGCAAAGAAATTTGTGTCAACTCAAACGAAGACACCATCACGATTGTTGATGTAACCAGCAAAAGCAACCCTGTTCAGCTTTCCCGCGAAGGCTATCCAAACAGCGCTTACGTCCATCAGGGTTGGTTCTCTGAAGACCAGCGGTACTTCTACCAGAATGATGAACTGGACGAAGGAGGCAGCAATACGCGCACCATTATCTGGGACCTCGAAGACCTCGATGATCCCTTCCTCACCAGCGACTACTTTGGGCCAACGACGGCAATCGACCATAACCTGTATGTGCTGGGAGATCTTGTATTCGAATCCAACTATACTGCCGGCTTGCGCATCCTCGATATCACCGACCCTGAAACTCCTGTTCAAGTTGGTTTTTTTGACACGTACCCGAGCAACAACAATGCTTCATTCAACGGTGCGTGGAGTAATTACCCGTACTTTGCAAGTGGCAACGTTGTAGTAAGCAGCATCGAAGACGGCTTGTTTATTGTAAAACCCAACCTCGATGGTGGTGGCAACAGCGCACCGATGGCCAACTTCACCAACAGCTGTACGCTTCTTTCTTGTGACTTTACTGATGCCAGTTCCGACAGCGACGGCAGCGTGGTATCCTGGAGTTGGGACTTTGGAGACGGCAACGCATCCTCCGCTCAAAATCCAAGCCACACCTTTGCCAGCAACGGCACATACTCGGTTATGCTGACGGTTACCGACGACATGGGTGCTTCCGATTCACAGACGCTTGCAGTAACGGTTAACGATGGCACCAGCAGTGGCACCATGCATATTACTGCCATCACAACAGCCACCATCCGTGGCGGTGGCGGTGGTACGGTAGAAGCTACCGTTGTAGTAGAAGATGATAACGGCAACCGTGTTGATGCAGCTACAGTGACAGGTACATTCAGTGGCGACCTTTCTGGTACTGATTCTGGCGTAACCAACAGCAGCGGTGAAGCTGTGCTGACGTCAGATGATTTCTCGAACCGCCCGTTTGATCTGGGCATTTGTGTGGACAACATTACCCACGCATCGCTCACGTACGATCCGCTGGCGAATACCAACCCGGATTTTGCCTGTGAGTCTGGCGGCAACATCGCGCCTACAGCAAGCTTCAGCTTCTCCACTACCCTGTTTACAACCACGTTTACCGATGCAAGTACAGATAGCGATGGTTCAATTGTGTCGTGGAACTGGACGTTTGGCGATGGGAATTCGTCTACCGCCCAGAACCCGTCGCATACCTACGCAGATGCCGGCAGCTACACGGTTAGCCTGACCGTAACCGACGATATGGGTGCAACCAACACCACGAGCCAAACCGTAACCATTAGTGATGGCACGGGTGGCGGCACAATGCACATCGAGAGCATTACGACGGAGATCACCAGAAGCGGCAGCGAGCGGTTTGTTGAAGCAACGTTCCTGATCCACGATGACACCGGAAGTCCGGTTGCTACCGTTACAATTGACGGTACCTTCGAAGGTGATCTCTCAGGATTTGATACGGGCGTAACGGACGGCAATGGCATTGCTGTTTTGGAATCCAACAGCTTTACAACCCGCCCGTTTGATCTGGGTATCTGCGCAGACAACGTTTCGCATGCCAGCCTTACCTACGATCCGGCACAGAACACCGATCCGGATTACGACTGTAGCGGTGGTGCGGCCCCGTCTGACATCAATGCAGACCGCCGGGATGCGTTTCAGACCAGCGGTGTACCAACAGAGTTCAGCATCAATCAAAACTACCCGAACCCGTTCAATCCGACCACGGTGATCGAGTTTGGTGTACCGGAAGCGGCGCACGTATCGATCAAGGTATTCAACTCGCTGGGCCAGGAAATGGCAACGCTTGTCAATGAAACCAGGGATGCGGGATACCACACCGTATCGTTTGACGCAACAGAGCTTAGCGCCGGCGTCTACCTTTACGTGATGGAGACAGCCAGCTACAGCGTCACCAAACGGATGACATTACTTAAGTAA
- a CDS encoding plastocyanin/azurin family copper-binding protein has product MRYSFLLLLAFFMLSACVSDQSTPAESSEAAEAEKVEEATEASGDGEIVIQPIDNQMQYANEAFTVKAGATVTLVMDNIATMEAMQHNVVILSPDADLNAIGIAAIQAGPDNEYVPDDPAVLFYTPLAAAGDRVVVEFTAPEPGEYPFICTFPGHYSLMKGVMTVVA; this is encoded by the coding sequence ATGCGATATTCTTTCTTACTTCTCCTGGCCTTTTTCATGCTGTCCGCATGCGTAAGTGATCAGTCGACCCCCGCTGAATCCTCCGAAGCTGCCGAGGCGGAAAAAGTTGAAGAAGCTACCGAGGCTTCGGGTGATGGTGAAATTGTGATTCAGCCTATAGATAACCAAATGCAGTATGCTAATGAAGCATTTACGGTCAAAGCAGGAGCCACGGTTACACTGGTAATGGACAACATCGCAACGATGGAAGCCATGCAGCACAATGTTGTAATTTTGAGCCCGGACGCTGATTTGAATGCGATAGGCATCGCTGCTATTCAGGCTGGCCCCGACAACGAATATGTTCCGGATGACCCTGCCGTTCTGTTCTACACGCCGCTGGCTGCTGCTGGTGATCGTGTAGTTGTAGAATTTACAGCACCTGAGCCAGGAGAATACCCCTTCATTTGCACGTTTCCCGGGCATTACAGTTTAATGAAAGGTGTGATGACAGTTGTGGCGTAA